GTCTCAGCTCGGTTCTAATACACCTTGGGCAAGCCACTCACTCACTCTGGGCGACTGTTTCCCCCATTTGTTGAATGAGTTAGCTCATAAGTACAATTCTTAAGTTCTGCTTGTAGGGTTCCACGAAGAAACAGAGTCCTACTGAATAAGGTGGATCTTGGTCCAGAACACCAGACTCTCCATGAAAATATCTGCCAGCACTTGCTTTTGGGAAGGCTGAGAGAAGCACAGGAAGAAACACCGGCTGTTGGGAGAGCCCTCGGTGCTGAGATACAAAGGGGCTGTGGCAGGTAGAGACGGgctgggtcctgggacagagtggTCAGCTCTTCAAGCCCCGCATGGGTAGAAGTAGGGAGGGGAAGTGACACATCCCCAGGGGGCACAGGGGTGAGCAAGGCCCAAAGCAaatgtgggggaggcaggctgagGCATTGGTTTGTGACCCTAACCGGCTGCCAGCCATGACCATGGCCATGAGGTCTCCAGAGCACAGCGGGTGCAAGGGGAGGAGCCAGACCAAGGTCTCAGCGAAGGGGCCCCTGAAGGGGTCAGCAAGGGGTCTGGGCCCCACCTATGGAGCTTGGTTTCCCCAAGAGCCATGGGGAGAGCTTTTGTATTTGGGGTGGGAGGGTTGTGAGGTCGGGGtggcacggggcgggggggggggggtggaagacACGTTGGTGCGGAGCGTTCCCTGAGCCGAGGAGGCTGGGCCCTTGTCTTGTACCGGCGCCCACGCTGTGCAGCCCCCTCGCTGGTACCCAGCCGCTTCCCTGCCTCCCGAAGCTGCCAGCGGGCCTCGGGAGCTCACTGCCCTGTCCGCTGGGAGACCCTTTTGGCCGAGGGAGGCGAGGAGTCGGCCCAGCAATGGTGGCAGCTGCTCCTGCCTCCCGCCAGCACAGTGTGCGGGccaggaggggtgtgggggtggggtggagcggGCTCATTTCTACCTCCTACAACCCCAAACGTGTCCGCTGAGGGGAGCCTCAAGGAAAATCAGCCCCTCAGCGGGATACAGGAAGGTGaccagcccagccccagggacTGGGGGCGGGTCCTCCCCAGGTCAGCGGTCTTGGGGCCTCCGGGGCCTCAGGGCCGCAGTGAGGGGACAAGGCTGGCCTCAGGCACCGCTCCGGAGGGGTCTTCCCCTCCCCAGACTCGCAgctgcccacccctcccaccccagcctttAGCTGTGCGGCCATACTCTGCAGTTTTGCTCCCAGAAAGACCCAGGGAATCCGAGTATTTGCCCAGAGCCAAGGTTTTCTTTCCAGGAGAGTCGGAAGCCACACCTGTTTTGGTCTACAAAGTGCCCACGGGAAACAGGAGGCCCAATCCCTCAGCATTCCAGCCCAGGCCCGTGACACCTGCCCTGGCCTTGTCTCCTCCTTGGCTGCGCCCTGGACAACTTGCCCTTCCCGAACGCTACCCGAgcctcctgggctctgtgcttccACCGCTGAACTCCAGACCGAAACTCAGATGCCTCCCCACTCTGGGTGGCCTTTCCAGACGTCCCCAGGGCCCTGAAGCCTGCCACATGCTGTCCGAGCGCTCCAGATCCACCGCCCACCAGTCTCTCCCCGAGGGCCGGTCCCCTCACTCCCGCACCCGAGCTGGCGTCTCGCAGTGAACGAGGCCGCGCCTGTCTGACACGAAGCGGGAAACGAGGCTAACGGGGCTCTTGCAAGAGGGAAGCCAGGGCTCCGCGGCGCCCCGGGAGCCTGCTGGGAGGACTTCCACCGCTTCTGACAGAGCCGCACTCCTTGAGCccccagagacccagagagagcaCGTGAGGTAACAATTTCATGACTTCTGGTCGCGGTCACCGAACGCGAGGGTGCGGAAGAACACGTACAGGTCACGTGGGACAGCCTATTTTAATGAAACttgctatttatatatttacacacacgcacgcgcgcacacacacacacggaaaagagaaaacaaaaatagatattACAGCTTCGTAAAATCACAATGAGCGCTGTGGCTGGAGGTGGACCACCACCCAGCAGCCCACCCCCTGCTGGGCCACCGAAGGGtctggggacaggagagcaggagggagacagCAGGCGAGGGCCCCAGACGGCCTGGCCTGCTCCTTAGGGCTTCCTCGTAGTTTGCCCCTGGCATCTGGCCTTCCTGTCCCTCCCAGTGAGCAAACAGGAAATGGTTAGAAACGGGGTGGGTTGGGGAGCAGAGGGTGGTCCTGGGGAGGacggagggcagaggagggaccCTGAAGAAAGTGAGTGAGGGGGCGCAGCTAGGAGTCGAACAGGAGCAGGAAGCTTCTATTTGCCATTCCAGAATCTGGCAGGGGTGAGGACCAACCATggaaggggagatgggcagggggagctggagaggacaggtgacttgcttctccctcccttcttttgggCGGTTGCACTTCTTTACATTAATTCCAGTCTgagcaggcccagagaggttccAGTGACAAACTAGTGGTTTATGTCCCCATGGGACACATGATCTAGGACATGAACAGTAGAGCTGGCAGGGAAAGCCAGGTTCCTCTTCAGTAAGACACAGGTCCGGGCTCCCGGGGGGCGATGAAAAGGACGTCGGCCTTGGCGTTGATGCAGTAGGTGACGGCGAGAGAGAAGACGAGGATGCCGAAGCCCACCATCAGCGTGACGAActgcgggcggggggggggggggggcggggggcggggaaggggcggggagggcagaggtGCTCTCAGAACTCAAGCCAGTTTGCTCTGAGTTCTGGACCTGGCTCTGAGCGCCAAGTCTGGGGCAATCAGAGGCAACATCTTCCCAACTGGGAGACCCAGTCTCTCCGTTTGGAAAGAGAAGTAAAGAGTCTCTGCTCTTCTTTCCCCCTTGCCTGAGTTAGAGTTTAAGCATCCTGAAGTGAGGATCCATGACTTTTGACTCTGGTGGCAATTACATCACTGGTTTCCTCATGACAGATGCTCAAGAAATGGGGGACCCTGTCCATATCCCAGGAGCAGCAGGTGGGGCACTGCTGGCTGGGAGTGGAGCTGCGGGGGGTCCCCGGCAGAGGAGCACCTCCGTGGGTCTCCGTGGGAGCCTCACTCCAGCATGAGTACAGACCCAGACTCTCGTGAAGACAGGCTTCCTAACGGGGCATGCCGGCTGACAAGGGACAGAGTCACAGGTGGTTTCTGTGGCACATCTGGGCCAAATGGGAGACGGGAGGGGGTGCGAGGGAAGAGGCAGCAGCCGCAAGGGAAGCCCCGCCCGGCCCCTCCCAGCTCACCTCCAGCTCTCTGCTGGCTATCAGAAAGATGCGGGCCCGGATGTCTTTCCAGCGGCTCTCCGTCCACGTGGAGTACTCGGTGGAGCCCCACTGCCTCAGCTCAAAGGCGGGGGACAGGGCCCTGGCCAGTCGCGCCGTGGAACGCACACAGTGGGGCAGCCGGTCCGTCTCATTGGAATTCAGAGGGCCCTGGACCCACGCGTACTCGTACAGCTGCACGGGAAGACAGGCCATGGAGTGGGGCCGAGGCGATCCTCTCTTAGATGGGTCTGCTTCCACCCAGGCTACTGCCTCTCCAACACTCGCGTTTAAGGCACGGCAGCCTCTCCATCCCAGCCCCTTGGGTCCGGCCGGGCCCAGGACATTCTCCAACTTCCCCAGGGGAAAGAGGCCCTCGGGGCACCTCCCACACCCACTACCACTCACATCCTTGTTTTCACTGGGGACTTTACTTGGATCCTGGCACTGCTCTCGGGTAAGGTCGACCACCTGGCCAGTCAGGTTTGCCAAGGCGTACTGCACCACGTAAGTGGTGTTGGTGGGGCTAGAGACGGCGATGTAGTGCTGAAGAGGCCCATCGCCTGAGCGGAGGCCGCAGGGGAGGGAGGGTTTGGAGGGTGGGAGGCGGGTGTGGGTGTGAGACAGAGGAGCCCGAGGTTGGCAGGGCCCAAGAACAGAAGGTTAAGAGAATGGGTCCGATACATCAGGAGACGGAAAGGCaaacagaggggaagaaaaggacaaaacagaaaaggagaaaaaaaaaaggattaaaccAAGATGGTCTCTCTCGATCCTTTGCCTTGGCCAAGGGTGCCATTCCCACAGCACGTGCTTACCCAAGTAGGACCTTAGGTCCTGCCGGAGGACAGACTGGAACCAGGAATTGTTGGCTCTGACCAGGAACCCATAGAGCAGGCGGGTGACCTAGGATTGGGGCAGCGAGAAGCAACAATCTGGAGATCCAGAGCCCAGGGAGCGTTCTCCAGGGAAACCCTGTTgtgagccaggggctggggaggcaggggccgGCTCTGGGAGGCGCGGGGAGCTCCACCCACGTGCGCTCCCAGGTTTGGGAGAAGAGACAGTGGCACGAGGATGGGGCAGGCTGCTGCAGGCACAGGGCTGGCGAGGAGGCAGGGTCCGCCTGTCCCTACCGTGTGGGCATCAGCCCGGATGGCATCGGTGAAGTTGGTCCCTCCTGCGAGCTGGTACAGCGCACGTGCCAGCACTGTGGCCACATCTGCCAGAGCCTGCGGCGGCGAGGAAGGGGCTGAATGGCGCACCTCTTCTAACCTCTTAGCAGCTTCACTGTGCTCCCCGCCCAGGTGAGTGCTACCTTGGCAGTGTCCGTCACGAAGTTCAGGTCCTCCTCGGGGCTCTGCCACTCGGGGTAGCTGACGTTGATGTTCTCCGCAGTGTCGTAAATGCTCTGGTAATAGCTGCCGGGAGAGGCGCCGTGAGCCTCGGCCACCCGCGGCCAGCGCCCTGCCCTAGcccccctcccaggcccctcctGCAGGAGCCTCTCTCTTTTCATCCTCcgaggaagggaagagagcacGAGGGTTCCACATTGAAGACAGCGTGGGGGCCGGGAGACGGGAGAGGAGCAATTCAATACAAGGACCCTCCTAACAACACGCGAGAAAAGGCAAATGAGATCAGGAATGCAGGAGGCCCCCTTCCCGGGAAGCCTCAAACGGAAGAGACGCTCTCCCCCTCTGCTTGGGCTGCAGACGTGCTTGCGGGACGGCTGAGAGGACTTTCTGGGAGCACGCGCGCTATCACTAGAGCTTTCGTGCGGCGCTTCCAACAAACGTCGGCATTGAGggtgggctggggcagagggagctgagCGGGTCTGCTTCCAGACGCACCGCACCGCACCAGGTCCTCGGGGAGCCTAGGCATATGTGGGCTCTGAAGCCCAGCAGAGCACTTCTAGCCTTCAGCCCTGACATACGCTGGCCCCCACAGGAGCGAGGCTGAACGTGTGCAAATGACCATCTTGACCCCAAGGTGCTGCGGAGGTCAGACAGGGAGGAGAGTGCTGACCTGAGCTCTGGAAGCATCTCTGCACCCAAATAAATGAGAAAGTCCTCCCTGGCTGGAGTCAGAGAACTGAAACTTAAGTGTTTTTACTCAGAAACCCGTTTGGTCTcatggcagagggaaggggagctgGGGGCCTAGCAATCCGGCCCCAGTGAGAAGTCCCCCGATAGCCTAGGGCTGCAGTTAGGGGCAGTCTGGGGTGCCCAGGACCAGGAGAGATGTGACCGACAGGGCCTCACCCCTTCTCTCTGGAGTCCCTTCATCTGGAGGGGACACTTTTACCCCAACAGCAGGCACACGGTACACTTCAGAGCACGAGTTCTATCTGCACACCCGGCACAGCACCCTGGGGCAGCCCCCCAACGGCCAGCTCCTGCGAGAGgtgctgccctctgctggcagCCCTGGGGACCCAGGCCTCCGGAGAGCGGGGCGAGGCTGGCTGAGCAAGGATGCTCTGTGCCAGCGAAGGCTGAGCGGGGCCTGTTCTCCAAGATGCCAAGTCAGATGAGGCGCCTGGCCTGGAGGTGAGCAGGCTACTGAGAAGAAGACACGAATCGACCTGAGCTCTGAAGAGGAtgctgtgggggcaggggagggtggggcTCTTTCTGGACACAGAGACATCCCCCCGCCACAGACCCCAGACTACAGCGTAGATTCTCTCCCGGAACGAGGAGGCGGCCTTACCGGTTATGGAAGACGGTGGAGTGGTCCGCGAGGACAACACCGGAGATGTTCCGAGCCCGCAGGAAGCGCTGCAGGGAAGACGGCGGGAGGGGCTGGGACTGGTTCAGCCTCCGGAGGGCCACGGCGGGGACGCCGGCTCCGCTCCTCTCCAGTGTGCTCAGGAGGGCCTCTACCTGCAGGAATGGGTTAGCTCGGGGTGGCCGGAGGTCTCTTCCAGGACCACAGGGCCATCTCCCTCGAGTCTTGGGAGATGCCCCCAGGCCTCCTGCACCCCAGTTCCTCAAGCCCTTGGGAACTGAGGCTGAGTGTCCTGCGGCTCACACTGTCTTAGTCTCACTAGATGCTCAACTTCCTACTTGTGCAGAATTAGAAGAGCAAATCGCTCCCACAAAACCTCACGGGTTGCCACACGGGAGCCCAGAGCGGGGGCGGGGTGCACGGACACCGGAAGGGCAGGAAGACCACCTCATGAGTAAAACAGGCCTAAAGCTGGACCCTGAGATTGAGGAAGGTCTTGAGCAAGTGGTGAGGAATGCTGAAGACAATCTGGGTAGAGAGTCTGAAGCAGCTGGGCATCGGGCAGGGCAGCCTGGACCAGCAGGCCGGTGtggcagcagagagaaaggagctaGTCGCTCCCCCGTCCACCGCTAGGCACGGAGTCAGAGAACTGCCCGTCCCAGGAAACCAACACACGAGCTGTGCTCACAGCTCTTCCTGGGAAGCGGAAACAGCCATGCTGGCCATCCTTTAGCTGGTACCTAACCTGAGGTCCTGTCTCACGGTCCTGAGGGCTGGTGCAGGGGATAGGGCTCAGGTGAGGGGTGCCCATATGGTAAGCTGATGAAACAGGAAGTGAGGAGGAAAGATGCTCAGATTACCTGATTCTGTATGGACCCATTTTTCTGAGACATGGGGTCTGTGTGCATCCAAAGCTCTAGTGAATTTCTTAAGGCCACCTGGGGGAGGATGAAGACGCAACACGTATCACTGGTGTCCACTGTGGCCCGTACCCGGGAGAAAGGCGTAAGGTCAGAGAAAAGTCAGGGGGAGAGGTGGTGGCACCAGCAGCGGGGACAACAGGACACAGAGGCGGCAGCGTGAAGGAGGGAAGGGGTGAGGACACACGCTGCACACCTGTCCCAGCTCCACGAATGACTCGATGTTCTCTAACTGCACAGGAAACTTGCCCTTCTCCATGTCGTAGACCATTCTTGAGCTGCCAATGTAGTCAAAGGTTTCCTGAGGGTAGAGATGGGTGGGAAACGGAACAGAGATTCCCAAGAGTCAGGGTCAAGGCATGAAGGCTACTGTCCCATGTCATCACAATTGCTGGCCAGCTCACGCAGTCACGTGACTCCGCCCTCCTTCCTACCCCGCCTCCCAGCTGTGACCATCCCT
This portion of the Mustela lutreola isolate mMusLut2 chromosome 14, mMusLut2.pri, whole genome shotgun sequence genome encodes:
- the NCSTN gene encoding nicastrin produces the protein MATAGGGSVADPRSRSLLRLVSFCVLLAGFCRGNSVERKIYISVNKTAPCVRLLNATHQIGCQSSVSGDTGVIHVVEKEEDLQWVLTDGPNPPYVVLLEGALFTRNLMEKLKGRTSRIAGLAVSLAKPNPASGFSPSVPCPNDGFGIYSNSYGPEFAHCREIQWNPLGDGLAYEDFSFPIFLLEDENETKVIKQCYRDHNLSPNGSAPAFPLCAMQLFSHMHAVLSTVTCMRRSSIQSTFSINPEIVCDPLSDYNVWSMLKPINMSGMLEPDDKVVVAATRLDSRSFFWNVAPGAESAVASFVTQLAAAEALQKAPDVATLPRNVMFVFFQGETFDYIGSSRMVYDMEKGKFPVQLENIESFVELGQVALRNSLELWMHTDPMSQKNGSIQNQVEALLSTLERSGAGVPAVALRRLNQSQPLPPSSLQRFLRARNISGVVLADHSTVFHNRYYQSIYDTAENINVSYPEWQSPEEDLNFVTDTAKALADVATVLARALYQLAGGTNFTDAIRADAHTVTRLLYGFLVRANNSWFQSVLRQDLRSYLGDGPLQHYIAVSSPTNTTYVVQYALANLTGQVVDLTREQCQDPSKVPSENKDLYEYAWVQGPLNSNETDRLPHCVRSTARLARALSPAFELRQWGSTEYSTWTESRWKDIRARIFLIASRELEFVTLMVGFGILVFSLAVTYCINAKADVLFIAPREPGPVSY